TGTAATAGATAACTTTCCGTACCTTCTTTGGGGCGCGTACCCGAAAGGGCCACTTGGCGGCCTTGCGCTGAGTATTCTACTTTCGCTTGGCGGTATCTTCGGTGCATTCTGGATTGGGCTTGCTGCCGGATTGATGCGTCTTTCTAAACGGTGGTTCATAAAACTGCCATCCGTTATTTACATTGAGATTATCCGTGGTGTTCCGCTGCTAATGCTCATTTTCTGGTTTTATTTCCTTGCACCGATTTTGCTTGGAAAAACGCTGCCGGAAGCAGAGTCTGCTTTGGTTGCATTTATCGTATTTACAGGTGCATATATTGGTGAGATCGTACGTGCAGGTGTTATTGCATTGCCGAAGGGACAGATGGAAGCATCTCGCGCAAGCGGCCTTACGCATTTGCAGGCTATGCGCTATGTTATTTTGCCTCAGGCTCTTAGAAATATGATCCCGTCTTTTGTTAACCAGTTTGTTTCTTTGACAAAAGATACTTCGTTGGCATATGTTATTGGTGTTGTCGAACTCACGCGTGCCGCAGTTCAGGTCAATAACCGTACTCTTTCTGCTCCGATGGAGATCTACCTTACCATCCTTGTCATGTACTTCGTGATTTGTTACGTCCTAACTGCCTTGAGTCGAAAACTCGAAAAGAAAATGGCTCGATATCAGGCAAGAGGATAATTAATTTATGGCAGATCTTGTCAGACTGGAAATACGTGTTCCTGAGCATATGCAAGATATGGCAACTATTGCTATGGTTCAGCAGCTCAATTATGGCTGGGAGGAAGAGAATCTTCCCACCGGCGAAGTTCTTTATCGTGTTCACATTGAGAATCCGGCATTTTGTGAAGAGTTTTTAACAGCTCTCTACAGTGCTGTGCCGGAAGCTGATGTAACCCGTACAGATGTCCCTAATCAGGATTGGATGAAAGCGTGGCGTGACTTCTTTACACCAGTGAAAATTGGTGAACATTTCAAGGTTATTGCTCCTTGGATGTGTGAAAAAGAGCCGCTTGAAGGCCGTACTCCTATTGTGATTGAACCGAAAACAGCATTCGGAACAGGACATCATCCAACCACTGCGCTATGTCTTGCATCTGTTTCTAAGCTTGCGTCTGAAGGACGTATTCATGAAGGACAGAAGTTCCTTGATCTTGGAACAGGCTCCGGCATTCTCGGTATTGGTTGTGTAAAACTTGGGCTTTCTGGTGTCGGTGTTGACATTGATATGCTCGCCATTGAAAACACAGAAGAAAACAAGATTCTTAACAATGTTTCTTCTGAGTCGTTTGAAGTGTATCA
This sequence is a window from Halodesulfovibrio aestuarii DSM 17919 = ATCC 29578. Protein-coding genes within it:
- a CDS encoding amino acid ABC transporter permease, which produces MQWDIVIDNFPYLLWGAYPKGPLGGLALSILLSLGGIFGAFWIGLAAGLMRLSKRWFIKLPSVIYIEIIRGVPLLMLIFWFYFLAPILLGKTLPEAESALVAFIVFTGAYIGEIVRAGVIALPKGQMEASRASGLTHLQAMRYVILPQALRNMIPSFVNQFVSLTKDTSLAYVIGVVELTRAAVQVNNRTLSAPMEIYLTILVMYFVICYVLTALSRKLEKKMARYQARG
- a CDS encoding 50S ribosomal protein L11 methyltransferase: MADLVRLEIRVPEHMQDMATIAMVQQLNYGWEEENLPTGEVLYRVHIENPAFCEEFLTALYSAVPEADVTRTDVPNQDWMKAWRDFFTPVKIGEHFKVIAPWMCEKEPLEGRTPIVIEPKTAFGTGHHPTTALCLASVSKLASEGRIHEGQKFLDLGTGSGILGIGCVKLGLSGVGVDIDMLAIENTEENKILNNVSSESFEVYQGSADAVCGDFDVVLANILARPLMEMAVEIFKLVKPGGCLVLSGLLEIQADQVEAVYRDLGLPEARRIVEGEWAALIWE